Proteins co-encoded in one Corylus avellana chromosome ca9, CavTom2PMs-1.0 genomic window:
- the LOC132192177 gene encoding protein trichome birefringence-like: MVDATKHMPVTGGTLISDIKSLVSIIRTRRTVVFAYGFVFAFVAFTVFLAFSPSSNSVSPWFANIFSGSSSSSSTSSSSNSNGSQFSNIFSYFFPDNSPPQQQHHNFASPPPQTDTFRSNVTAFQSPNLSNSPPTETNHTQSRVSSDKGKVPNPNQTKVVAPETTVTANHSANLPVDSAPSVNKEAPSVKNLTQSSENANQTTTAAPKAPVAKNQSASPPVKSDSSLKSNSGKEVKGVAGKGEVSNNTTSLSKKQGNGTNSGVSVKQGKDSLVESLMNCDLFDGDWVRDDSYPLYKPGSCSLIDEQFNCISNGRPDKDYQKMRWKPRGCNLPRLDGRRLLDMLRGKRLVFVGDSLNRNMWESLVCILRNSVKDQSKVYEAHGRHHFRGEFSYSFIFKDYDFSVEFFVSPFLVQEWEMPDKNGSKKETLRLDLVGKSSDQYKRADFIIFNTGHWWTHEKTSKGKDYYQEGSHVYGELNVLEAFRKALTTWARWVDANINPSKSLVFFRGYSASHFSGGQWNSGGQCDSETQPIKNETYLRPYPPKMTVLEKVLKGMKTHVTYLNITRMTDFRKDGHPSIYRKRSLTKEERRSPLRFQDCSHWCLPGVPDAWNEVFYAELLVKQHKKQQHEQKRS; this comes from the exons ATGGTGGATGCGACAAAGCACATGCCAGTCACCGGCGGAACTCTGATCTCAGACATCAAGAGCCTGGTTTCCATCATCAGAACCAGAAGAACCGTTGTTTTTGCATATGGGTtcgtttttgcttttgttgctTTCACTGTTTTCTTAGCCTTCAGTCCCTCTTCCAACTCCGTCTCTCCTTGGTTCGCCAACATCTTCTCAGGTAGTAGTAGCAGTAGCAGTACTAGTTCATCGAGTAATTCTAACGGATCCCAGTTCTCAAATATTTTCTCTTACTTCTTTCCCGACAACTCACCTCCACAACAACAACATCATAACTTCGCTTCTCCTCCTCCACAAACCGACACATTTAGATCTAATGTTACCGCATTCCAATCTCCCAATCTCTCTAATTCACCGCCCACCGAGACAAACCATACTCAAAGTAGAGTGAGTTCTGATAAGGGTAAAGTCCCAAATCCAAATCAGACTAAAGTAGTTGCCCCAGAAACCACGGTGACAGCGAATCACAGTGCAAATTTGCCGGTGGATTCGGCTCCTAGTGTGAATAAAGAAGCACCCTCTGTGAAAAATCTAACTCAGAGCTCGGAGAACGCAAATCAGACTACAACAGCTGCCCCAAAAGCTCCGGTGGCTAAGAATCAGAGTGCAAGTCCCCCAGTTAAATCGGATTCTTCATTGAAGAGCAATTCTGGTAAAGAAGTGAAAGGCGTTGCAGGGAAGGGTGAGGTGTCGAATAATACGACTTCTCTGTCGAAGAAACAGGGAAATGGGACTAATTCAGGGGTGTCGGTGAAGCAGGGGAAGGATAGTTTGGTGGAGTCTTTGATGAATTGTGATTTATTTGACGGGGATTGGGTGAGGGATGATTCATATCCGCTTTACAAACCTGGGTCCTGCTCCCTCATCGACGAGCAGTTCAATTGTATTTCGAATGGCAGGCCTGATAAAGATTACCAGAAAATGAGATGGAAGCCTAGGGGATGCAATCTGCCAAG GTTGGACGGACGTCGATTGTTGGATATGTTGAGAGGCAAGCGGCTAGTTTTTGTTGGTGATTCTCTGAATAGGAATATGTGGGAATCTCTGGTTTGCATCTTGAGGAACTCAGTGAAAGATCAGAGCAAGGTTTATGAAGCACATGGTAGACACCATTTCCGAGGGGAATTTTCATACTCTTTCATATTCAAA GATTATGACTTCTCTGTAGAGTTCTTTGTATCTCCTTTCTTAGTTCAAGAATGGGAAATGCCAGACAAAAATGGATCAAAGAAGGAAACACTTCGTCTTGATTTAGTGGGGAAATCTTCTGATCAATACAAACGAGCAGATTTCATCATCTTTAACACTGGACACTGGTGGACTCATGAAAAAACTTCCAAAGG GAAAGACTATTATCAAGAAGGAAGCCATGTCTATGGTGAACTGAATGTTCTTGAGGCATTTAGGAAAGCTTTAACTACATGGGCCAGGTGGGTTGATGCCAATATAAATCCATCGAAGTCTCTGGTCTTCTTCAGGGGTTATTCTGCCTCCCATTTCAG CGGTGGACAGTGGAACTCTGGTGGGCAATGTGACAGCGAGACTCAGCCCATCAAGAATGAGACTTATCTCAGGCCATATCCACCCAAGATGACCGTTTTGGAGAAAGTGCTCAAGGGGATGAAAACTCATGTCACCTACCTGAATATTACAAGAATGACAGATTTCCGGAAGGATGGCCACCCTTCAATCTACCGGAAGCGGAGCCTGACGAAGGAGGAAAGGCGATCGCCACTGAGGTTCCAGGACTGCAGCCACTGGTGCCTTCCTGGTGTTCCTGATGCTTGGAATGAGGTTTTCTATGCTGAGCTCCTAGTTAAACAGCACAAGAAGCAGCAGCATGAGCAGAAGAGATCTTAG